The Gemmatimonadaceae bacterium genome contains a region encoding:
- a CDS encoding multiheme c-type cytochrome, producing MTVRPTIATRLMLATVVGAAALALALVARRNGRMPDAAGVDRGPGPSAVEPPLILGRREACLVCHAGITGLDEAHRPERIGCAACHGGDVRAMDARAAHAGMIRVPGNLADAPRTCAQSACHPALASRVERSIMATMAGVIEIDRRVFGDPAPASTVPPHAAALGAGPADTHLRQLCASCHLDQPKTEWGAIGEDTRGGGCNACHLMYDSAATRELATYRATAPAARTGIPRRHPSFSIAVGNDHCFGCHSRSGRISTNYEGWNELRDAPSDAALDADARAPQRRYRRLEDGRYFTRVTPDAHQARGMDCIDCHTPGEVMGAAKVVTHAREQAQIRCEDCHTARPASIPSTHADAETSALLALRRWTLPSGQRLAVTASGAVLSNVVVAPDAGLRLRHKRDGAWAPLRPPLAVCTQGGGHARLTCSACHSAWAPRCATCHTAYDKSADAFDHVDQRDVRGGWNESSGPFEATPPTLGVRADAADDAHPHGVVDTFIPGMILELDRSQFTTASPARVFRRLYARTAAHTTSRAARSCTSCHTDPVALGFGRGTLRYAIAGGVGRWSFTPELAPSPHDGLPADAWTGFLQARRGMVSTRDDVRPFTIEEQRRILTAGACLTCHAGSSAVMQRAIVDFAATAARKTKRCVGPTF from the coding sequence ATGACCGTCCGGCCGACGATCGCCACCCGGCTGATGCTCGCCACGGTCGTGGGTGCTGCCGCGCTCGCGCTCGCGCTCGTGGCGCGGCGCAACGGGCGCATGCCGGACGCCGCCGGTGTCGACCGAGGACCGGGGCCGTCCGCCGTGGAACCACCGCTCATCCTCGGGCGCCGCGAGGCCTGTCTCGTCTGCCATGCGGGGATCACCGGACTCGACGAGGCGCACCGTCCCGAACGCATCGGCTGTGCCGCCTGCCACGGCGGCGACGTGCGGGCGATGGACGCGCGCGCGGCGCACGCGGGGATGATCCGCGTGCCGGGGAATCTCGCCGACGCGCCCCGCACCTGCGCGCAGTCGGCCTGCCACCCCGCCCTGGCCTCTCGCGTCGAACGGTCGATCATGGCGACGATGGCGGGGGTCATTGAAATCGATCGCCGGGTCTTCGGCGACCCCGCTCCCGCGTCGACCGTACCGCCCCACGCGGCCGCGCTGGGAGCGGGTCCGGCCGACACGCATCTGCGCCAGCTTTGCGCCTCGTGCCACCTCGACCAGCCGAAGACGGAGTGGGGCGCCATTGGCGAGGACACGCGGGGCGGCGGATGCAACGCGTGCCACCTCATGTACGACTCGGCCGCCACCCGAGAACTGGCGACGTATCGGGCGACGGCGCCGGCCGCGCGGACGGGGATTCCCCGTCGCCATCCGTCGTTCTCCATTGCGGTCGGCAACGACCACTGTTTCGGCTGCCACAGCCGGTCGGGACGGATCTCGACGAACTACGAGGGGTGGAATGAACTGCGCGACGCGCCGTCGGACGCCGCGCTGGACGCCGACGCGCGCGCGCCGCAGCGGCGATATCGCCGGCTGGAGGACGGACGGTATTTCACGCGCGTCACGCCCGACGCGCACCAGGCGCGGGGCATGGACTGCATCGACTGCCACACGCCGGGCGAGGTGATGGGAGCCGCCAAGGTCGTCACGCATGCGCGCGAGCAGGCGCAGATCCGCTGCGAGGACTGCCACACGGCGCGGCCTGCCTCAATTCCGTCGACACACGCCGACGCTGAAACCAGTGCGCTGCTCGCGCTGCGCCGTTGGACGCTTCCCTCCGGTCAGCGACTGGCCGTCACCGCCTCCGGGGCAGTTCTCTCCAATGTCGTCGTGGCGCCTGACGCCGGCCTGCGCTTGCGGCACAAGCGCGACGGCGCGTGGGCGCCGCTGCGGCCGCCATTGGCGGTGTGCACGCAGGGCGGCGGACACGCCCGGCTCACCTGCAGCGCGTGCCATTCAGCGTGGGCGCCCCGTTGCGCGACCTGTCACACGGCGTACGACAAGTCGGCGGACGCATTCGACCACGTCGACCAGCGGGACGTGCGCGGCGGATGGAACGAGTCCTCGGGGCCATTCGAAGCGACGCCGCCCACGCTGGGCGTCCGCGCCGACGCCGCCGATGACGCGCATCCGCACGGCGTGGTCGACACCTTCATTCCGGGAATGATCCTCGAACTCGACCGCAGTCAATTCACGACGGCATCGCCCGCGCGTGTCTTTCGGCGGCTCTACGCACGCACGGCGGCGCACACGACGAGCCGGGCCGCCCGGTCCTGCACCTCCTGCCACACCGATCCGGTGGCGCTTGGCTTCGGGCGCGGCACGCTGCGCTACGCCATCGCCGGCGGGGTGGGACGCTGGAGCTTCACGCCGGAGCTCGCGCCGTCTCCGCACGACGGACTTCCCGCCGATGCGTGGACCGGATTCCTGCAGGCACGCCGTGGCATGGTCTCCACGCGCGACGACGTGCGCCCGTTCACCATCGAGGAGCAGCGCCGCATCCTGACCGCGGGGGCGTGCCTGACCTGCCACGCCGGATCGTCGGCGGTGATGCAACGCGCGATCGTCGACTTCGCGGCGACGGCCGCGCGGAAGACGAAGCGGTGCGTGGGGCCGACGTTCTGA
- a CDS encoding YeeE/YedE thiosulfate transporter family protein → MMAPFFKFGFFGDNLGLVVAFLVGIGFGFFLERAGFGSARKLAAQFYLTDLRVFKVMFTAIVTAMLGVYYLSVLGVMDLSLVYLTPTFLAPQMVGGLVLGVGFVVGGYCPGTACVGVATGRIDALVLFLGIFAGIVGFNEFYPMVSGFYNATEMGQLTLPQVTGLPYGLLVFAVVLMALGGFVGAEWVEKRMAARKAEG, encoded by the coding sequence ATGATGGCGCCCTTCTTCAAGTTCGGCTTCTTCGGGGACAACCTCGGCCTCGTGGTGGCGTTCCTCGTCGGCATCGGCTTCGGTTTCTTCCTCGAGCGCGCCGGCTTCGGCAGCGCGCGCAAGCTCGCGGCGCAGTTCTATCTCACCGACCTCCGGGTCTTCAAGGTGATGTTCACCGCCATTGTCACCGCGATGCTCGGGGTGTACTACCTCTCGGTGCTTGGCGTGATGGACCTCTCGCTCGTCTACCTCACCCCCACGTTCCTCGCGCCGCAGATGGTTGGCGGGCTCGTCCTCGGGGTTGGCTTCGTGGTGGGCGGTTATTGTCCCGGCACGGCCTGCGTGGGCGTGGCCACCGGGCGCATTGACGCGCTCGTGCTCTTCCTCGGGATCTTCGCCGGCATCGTGGGATTCAACGAGTTCTACCCGATGGTGAGCGGCTTCTACAACGCCACGGAGATGGGGCAGCTCACCCTGCCGCAGGTCACCGGGCTGCCGTACGGCCTGCTGGTCTTCGCCGTGGTGCTGATGGCGCTGGGCGGCTTCGTCGGCGCGGAGTGGGTGGAGAAGCGCATGGCGGCCCGCAAGGCGGAGGGCTGA
- a CDS encoding 4Fe-4S dicluster domain-containing protein, whose amino-acid sequence MARFGMVIDTVRCVGCMDCVVACKTENDVPEGFNRDWIAYDVTGTFPTLHMEIRSERCNHCDNPPCVSCCPTGASHVHDVGGVVLVDADKCIGCKGCVASCPYGARFIHPDGYADKCTFCIHRVEQGLSPACVAVCPTHCMHFGDLDDPNSDVSQLLASRKHHVLMPDAGTKPRIYYLT is encoded by the coding sequence ATGGCTAGGTTCGGCATGGTCATCGACACCGTCCGGTGCGTCGGCTGCATGGACTGCGTGGTCGCCTGCAAGACCGAGAACGACGTTCCCGAGGGATTCAACCGCGACTGGATTGCGTACGACGTCACGGGGACCTTCCCGACGTTGCACATGGAGATCCGCTCGGAGCGCTGCAATCACTGCGACAACCCGCCGTGCGTCTCCTGCTGTCCGACCGGGGCGAGCCACGTGCACGACGTGGGGGGCGTGGTGCTGGTCGACGCGGACAAGTGCATCGGGTGCAAGGGATGCGTTGCGTCGTGTCCGTACGGTGCGCGCTTCATCCACCCCGACGGCTACGCCGACAAGTGCACCTTCTGCATCCATCGCGTGGAGCAGGGACTGTCGCCCGCCTGCGTCGCGGTCTGCCCGACGCACTGCATGCACTTTGGCGACCTCGATGATCCCAACAGCGACGTCAGCCAGCTCCTCGCGTCGCGGAAGCACCACGTGCTCATGCCGGACGCGGGCACGAAGCCGCGCATCTACTACCTCACGTGA
- a CDS encoding molybdopterin-dependent oxidoreductase — MTVATGAAAFAKGPTAPAKPAPRATKGVRQVPTFCDICFWKCGAIASVRDGVLWKVEGNPEDPLSRGRLCPRGTGGVGAHFDPDRLKRPLIRRHDRGREEWAEVSWDEAFAYIATKMHAIKATHGPEAVAMFAHGIGGNFLKHTLKAYGTPNFAAPSFAQCRGPRDVGFRLTYGEDVGSPERTDIKNAECLVLIGSHLGENMHNSQVQEFADAVGNGASVIVVDPRFSIAAGKAKHYLPIKPGTDLALLLAWMHVIVTEELYDKAYVAANGFGFDQFAATLGTYTPEWAYPETGITPEVIRATAREMARYKRTLVHPGRHATWYGDDAQRSRAIALLNALLGSWGREGGFYTPVSMDVPGYPYPPYPKPARPKVDNPDNRYPFAHEAITTGIREATITGKPYPIKGWFVYATNLIQALPNEAETIKAIQNLDLLVVVDVIPSEIAGWADVVLPESVYLERYDDLNVEWFREPFVAIRQPVVDAPDDQKPNWWMAKKLAETLGLAHYYPWKDIEEYLDQRLTNAGLSFAELKSRGIIRGAPQPIFTSEGAPLKFETPSGKIEFYSLQLEKAGFDPVPVYHRPADAPPGAFRLLFGRAPVHSFSRTQSNRILADMMDENEVWLNADVARRLELKSGDYVRLKNQDGVISNRVRVKATERIRPDCVYMVHGFGHTARGLKHAYQKGASDSQLVTRYVTDPLMGGTGMHVNFVTLEPEAIHG, encoded by the coding sequence GTGACGGTGGCTACCGGCGCGGCCGCCTTCGCCAAGGGACCGACGGCACCGGCCAAGCCGGCGCCGCGGGCCACCAAGGGCGTGCGGCAAGTGCCGACCTTCTGCGACATCTGCTTCTGGAAATGCGGCGCGATCGCATCGGTGCGCGATGGCGTCCTCTGGAAGGTCGAGGGGAACCCGGAGGATCCGCTGAGCCGCGGCCGGCTCTGCCCGCGCGGCACCGGCGGCGTGGGCGCGCACTTCGATCCGGACCGGCTCAAGCGCCCCCTCATTCGTCGCCACGACCGCGGCCGGGAGGAGTGGGCCGAGGTCTCGTGGGACGAGGCCTTCGCGTACATCGCCACGAAGATGCACGCCATCAAGGCCACCCACGGCCCGGAGGCCGTGGCGATGTTCGCCCACGGCATCGGCGGCAACTTCCTCAAGCACACCCTCAAGGCGTACGGCACGCCGAACTTCGCCGCGCCGTCCTTTGCGCAGTGCCGCGGTCCGCGCGACGTCGGCTTCCGCCTCACCTACGGCGAGGATGTGGGATCGCCGGAACGCACGGATATCAAGAACGCCGAGTGCCTGGTGCTCATCGGCAGCCACCTCGGCGAGAACATGCACAACTCGCAGGTGCAGGAGTTCGCCGACGCCGTCGGCAACGGCGCCTCGGTGATCGTCGTCGACCCGCGGTTCTCCATCGCGGCGGGCAAGGCCAAGCACTACCTCCCGATCAAGCCCGGCACCGACCTCGCCCTGCTCCTCGCGTGGATGCACGTCATCGTCACGGAGGAGCTGTACGACAAGGCGTACGTCGCCGCGAATGGCTTCGGCTTCGACCAGTTCGCCGCGACGCTCGGCACGTACACGCCCGAGTGGGCGTACCCCGAGACCGGCATCACGCCCGAGGTGATCCGCGCGACTGCCCGCGAGATGGCGCGGTACAAGCGCACCCTGGTGCACCCCGGGCGACACGCCACCTGGTACGGCGACGATGCGCAGCGCAGCCGCGCCATCGCGCTGCTCAACGCCCTGCTGGGCAGCTGGGGCCGCGAGGGCGGGTTCTATACGCCCGTCAGCATGGATGTCCCCGGGTATCCCTATCCCCCGTATCCGAAGCCGGCCAGGCCGAAAGTCGACAACCCGGACAATCGGTATCCGTTTGCCCACGAGGCCATCACCACCGGCATTCGCGAGGCGACGATCACCGGCAAGCCGTACCCGATCAAGGGGTGGTTCGTCTACGCCACCAACCTGATCCAGGCCCTGCCGAACGAAGCCGAGACCATCAAGGCCATCCAGAACCTCGACCTGCTCGTGGTCGTGGACGTGATACCCAGCGAAATCGCCGGGTGGGCCGACGTCGTGCTCCCGGAGTCGGTCTACCTCGAGCGCTACGACGATCTCAATGTTGAGTGGTTCCGCGAGCCCTTCGTCGCCATCCGCCAGCCGGTGGTGGACGCTCCTGACGACCAGAAACCCAACTGGTGGATGGCGAAGAAGCTCGCTGAAACGCTGGGCCTCGCGCACTACTATCCGTGGAAGGACATCGAGGAGTATCTCGACCAGCGGCTGACCAACGCCGGCCTGAGCTTTGCCGAATTGAAGTCGCGCGGCATCATCCGCGGGGCGCCGCAGCCCATCTTCACCAGTGAAGGGGCGCCGCTGAAGTTCGAGACGCCGTCGGGGAAGATCGAGTTCTACTCGCTCCAGCTCGAAAAGGCCGGCTTCGATCCCGTGCCGGTCTATCACCGTCCCGCCGACGCGCCGCCGGGGGCCTTCCGCCTCCTCTTCGGCCGGGCGCCGGTGCACTCGTTCAGCCGCACGCAGTCCAACCGGATTCTCGCCGACATGATGGACGAGAACGAGGTCTGGCTGAACGCCGACGTGGCGCGGCGCCTCGAGCTTAAATCGGGCGACTACGTGCGCCTGAAGAACCAGGACGGCGTCATCAGCAACCGTGTGCGCGTGAAGGCCACCGAGCGCATTCGTCCCGACTGCGTCTACATGGTGCACGGCTTCGGCCACACCGCCCGCGGCCTCAAGCATGCCTACCAGAAGGGGGCAAGCGACTCGCAACTCGTCACCCGGTACGTCACCGACCCGTTGATGGGCGGGACGGGCATGCACGTCAACTTCGTCACCCTCGAGCCGGAGGCGATCCATGGCTAG
- the nrfD gene encoding NrfD/PsrC family molybdoenzyme membrane anchor subunit, with the protein MQELTITRHNELIDPVLSIWSWQIPVYLFLGGLVAGIMIIAGYFVLQRRYRHTDFSTFYLPHIALVLLSGGMFALFLDLEHKLYFWRLFTTFQPSAPMSWGSWLLMIVFPALWANTLIRIPQPFQGRVPLFDRWSAALNQRPQLIKGIGIANMLLGTLLGMYTGVLLSSFGARPLWNSAMLWMLFLVSGLSAAAAFVHLITTDEYERELLAKADAAFLTLELFVFGGFISGLLTSSRVHIEAVRLLLDGPYASAFWVLVIGLGILVPLGIQMLAVNHRVKHTPVAPILVLLGGLTLRFVIVYAGQFSHWT; encoded by the coding sequence ATGCAAGAACTCACCATCACGCGCCACAACGAGCTGATCGACCCGGTCCTCAGCATCTGGTCGTGGCAGATTCCGGTCTACCTGTTCCTCGGCGGCCTCGTCGCCGGGATCATGATCATCGCCGGGTACTTCGTGCTGCAGCGCCGGTACAGGCACACCGACTTCTCCACGTTCTACCTGCCGCACATCGCGCTCGTCCTGCTCAGCGGCGGCATGTTCGCTCTCTTCCTCGACCTCGAGCACAAGCTCTACTTCTGGCGCCTCTTCACGACGTTCCAGCCGAGCGCGCCGATGTCGTGGGGCTCGTGGCTCCTGATGATCGTCTTCCCCGCGCTCTGGGCGAACACGCTCATTCGCATTCCGCAGCCGTTCCAGGGCCGGGTGCCGCTCTTCGACCGCTGGTCGGCCGCGCTGAACCAGCGCCCGCAGCTCATCAAGGGCATCGGCATCGCCAACATGCTGCTCGGCACGCTCCTGGGCATGTACACGGGCGTGCTGCTGAGTTCGTTCGGCGCCCGTCCGCTCTGGAACAGCGCGATGCTCTGGATGTTGTTCCTCGTCTCCGGGCTCTCGGCGGCGGCCGCATTCGTGCACCTCATCACCACCGATGAATACGAGCGCGAGTTGCTGGCCAAGGCCGACGCCGCCTTCCTGACGCTCGAGTTGTTCGTCTTCGGCGGCTTCATCAGCGGCCTGCTGACGTCGTCTCGCGTGCACATCGAGGCCGTGCGCCTCCTGCTCGACGGCCCGTACGCCTCGGCCTTCTGGGTGCTGGTCATCGGCCTCGGGATCCTCGTGCCGCTCGGCATCCAGATGCTCGCGGTCAATCACCGGGTGAAGCACACCCCCGTGGCGCCGATCCTCGTTCTCCTCGGCGGCCTGACCCTTCGCTTCGTCATCGTGTACGCCGGCCAGTTCAGTCACTGGACCTGA
- a CDS encoding Ig-like domain-containing protein — protein MSVREVAVSAASTTVLVGASTQLTARVTGVDGQVVHGAQVTWSSVTPSVIGVSVTGLATGLAAGQGKVRASYGGRAGDVEITVANPPVASVTFDKDSTVLLLPSGSATLAPIAKDASGRVIPNPTFFFASDAPKVATVSPIGVVTAVAAGTAIVSASTEGLTATMRVRVTANVTPSSPRITSVTPLVAGGSAVVSGENFASSVGGNAVLVEGVAATVTAASTTQLTVTLPATGWACDVVRPVALQVNANNQTGIATASLRTAAQRTLAVGQSLVLSTAADARCNELSVSGGAYLVTAYNTARTISGNEASFALRGAAVAAAQSVALTARAPRAVSPAGTPPSLTSYPRIGSPQFARWQDDARRRHADGTHADILQRSLDFARRQGAPSAAARRLRSLTDEGVTMVRARANQIATVGAVTQLKIPNLDASSFCSQFLSIGARTAWVGKHAVIVEDTVSVINGVPTLRGQMDSLYAQIGQEFDDVDWPILTQYFGNPSVFDASLSPAYAGIVVMVFSPRINTMAGGTLSGFVASCDFYPASQAPSSNNGKFFYAVMPTSLAAGVGAGSRGSWLREIRGTIIHEVKHITSFAWRLSQNTAFEELWLEEGTARHAEEQLARSLEGTTWKGNADYRSSLYCEIRPEDATCGGRPILMLRHFDNLYQYLQAPDIYTMFGRTGIADATFYGTSWSIVRWMIDHYATSESSFLLPLVQSTKSGVANLEARVSGHVWEEMYGEWALALYADDYPGVTFANGRLKFPSWNTRDVFAGLCADLGPCTNPASTRNLYPVAYPFTPRRVPFGAFSTTVSALAAGSFSSWLISGSQAAPQLLDLRGAAGGDPPGQVRLAIVRIQ, from the coding sequence GTGTCCGTCAGGGAAGTCGCCGTCTCGGCGGCGTCCACGACCGTGCTCGTCGGTGCCAGCACGCAACTCACCGCGCGGGTCACCGGCGTCGACGGCCAGGTCGTCCACGGGGCGCAGGTGACGTGGTCGTCGGTGACGCCGTCGGTCATCGGCGTCTCGGTCACGGGACTGGCGACCGGGCTGGCGGCCGGCCAGGGCAAGGTGCGGGCCTCCTACGGCGGCCGCGCGGGTGACGTCGAAATCACCGTGGCGAATCCGCCCGTCGCCTCCGTCACGTTCGACAAGGACTCGACGGTGCTCTTGCTCCCCTCGGGCAGCGCGACGCTGGCGCCGATCGCCAAGGATGCGAGCGGACGCGTCATTCCAAATCCGACGTTCTTCTTTGCGTCGGACGCGCCCAAGGTGGCCACCGTGTCGCCGATTGGCGTCGTCACCGCCGTCGCGGCGGGCACCGCCATCGTTTCCGCCAGCACCGAGGGACTCACGGCGACGATGCGCGTGCGCGTCACCGCCAATGTCACGCCCAGTTCACCGCGCATCACGAGCGTGACGCCCCTGGTCGCTGGCGGATCGGCGGTGGTGAGCGGCGAGAACTTCGCCTCGTCGGTCGGCGGTAATGCGGTGCTCGTCGAGGGGGTGGCGGCGACCGTGACGGCGGCAAGCACCACGCAGCTCACCGTCACGCTCCCCGCTACCGGCTGGGCCTGCGACGTGGTGCGCCCCGTGGCGCTGCAGGTGAATGCCAACAACCAGACTGGCATCGCGACCGCGTCGCTGCGGACGGCGGCGCAGCGGACGCTCGCCGTCGGCCAGTCGCTCGTGCTGAGCACTGCGGCCGATGCCCGCTGCAACGAACTGTCCGTAAGCGGCGGCGCCTATCTCGTGACGGCCTACAACACGGCCCGCACGATTTCCGGCAATGAGGCATCCTTTGCGCTGCGCGGTGCGGCGGTCGCGGCGGCGCAGTCGGTCGCGTTGACGGCACGGGCGCCGCGGGCCGTGTCACCGGCCGGCACGCCGCCGTCGCTCACGTCCTATCCCCGCATCGGATCGCCCCAATTCGCGCGCTGGCAGGACGATGCACGCCGGCGGCACGCCGACGGGACGCATGCCGACATCCTGCAGCGCTCGCTGGACTTCGCGCGCCGCCAGGGCGCGCCGTCAGCCGCAGCGCGCCGACTGCGGTCGCTGACCGACGAAGGGGTCACGATGGTGCGGGCGCGCGCGAACCAGATTGCCACCGTCGGCGCCGTCACGCAGCTCAAGATTCCGAACCTCGACGCGTCGAGCTTCTGTTCGCAGTTCCTCTCCATTGGCGCGCGCACCGCGTGGGTCGGCAAGCACGCGGTCATTGTCGAGGACACGGTGAGCGTGATCAATGGGGTGCCGACGCTCCGGGGGCAGATGGACTCGCTGTACGCGCAGATTGGCCAGGAGTTCGATGACGTGGACTGGCCGATCCTGACGCAGTACTTCGGCAACCCGTCGGTGTTTGATGCGAGCCTGAGTCCGGCCTACGCCGGGATCGTGGTGATGGTCTTCTCGCCACGCATCAACACGATGGCGGGGGGCACCCTGTCCGGCTTCGTGGCGAGCTGCGACTTCTATCCGGCGTCGCAGGCGCCGAGCAGCAACAACGGAAAGTTCTTCTACGCCGTCATGCCGACGTCGCTCGCGGCGGGCGTCGGCGCCGGAAGCCGCGGGTCCTGGCTGCGTGAGATACGCGGCACGATCATCCACGAAGTCAAGCACATCACGTCGTTCGCCTGGCGACTCAGCCAGAACACGGCGTTCGAGGAACTCTGGCTCGAGGAAGGAACCGCGCGCCATGCCGAAGAGCAGTTGGCGCGCTCGCTCGAGGGCACGACGTGGAAGGGGAATGCGGATTACCGGTCGAGCCTGTACTGCGAAATCCGCCCGGAAGACGCGACGTGCGGTGGACGCCCGATCCTGATGCTCCGCCACTTCGACAACCTGTATCAGTACCTCCAGGCGCCCGACATCTACACGATGTTCGGACGCACCGGCATCGCGGACGCCACCTTCTACGGCACCTCCTGGTCCATCGTGCGCTGGATGATCGATCACTACGCCACGAGCGAGTCCTCCTTCCTCCTGCCGCTCGTCCAGTCCACCAAGTCGGGCGTGGCCAACCTCGAGGCGCGCGTCTCCGGGCATGTCTGGGAAGAGATGTACGGCGAGTGGGCACTCGCACTCTATGCCGACGATTATCCGGGGGTGACCTTCGCGAACGGACGCCTGAAGTTCCCCTCGTGGAATACGCGCGACGTGTTCGCCGGCCTCTGCGCCGACCTGGGTCCGTGCACGAACCCCGCGAGCACGAGAAACCTCTATCCCGTCGCCTATCCGTTCACGCCGCGCCGCGTCCCGTTCGGCGCCTTCAGCACCACGGTCAGCGCGCTCGCCGCCGGATCGTTCTCGTCGTGGCTCATCAGCGGATCGCAGGCCGCGCCGCAGCTGCTCGACCTTCGCGGCGCAGCCGGCGGAGACCCGCCGGGGCAGGTGAGACTGGCGATCGTGCGGATACAGTAA
- a CDS encoding YeeE/YedE thiosulfate transporter family protein — MEAKPAQPYWNPYVAGFGLGLVLLTAFVVMGRGLGASGAFASTITAGLNAVAPGHVAANPAYAEYLKEGTTPLKDWLVFEVLGVFVGGFLSGLLAHRVTRTVEKGPRISTRNRLIFAFIGGALMGIGAKLARGCTSGQALTGGALLNAGSWGFMIMVFVGAYAFAYVMRRQWT, encoded by the coding sequence ATGGAAGCAAAGCCTGCCCAACCCTACTGGAACCCGTACGTCGCCGGTTTTGGCCTCGGCCTTGTTCTGCTCACCGCCTTCGTGGTGATGGGACGCGGACTCGGCGCCTCCGGCGCCTTCGCCTCGACCATCACCGCCGGGCTCAACGCGGTGGCGCCGGGGCATGTCGCGGCGAACCCCGCGTACGCGGAGTACCTCAAGGAGGGAACGACGCCGCTCAAGGACTGGCTCGTCTTCGAGGTGCTCGGCGTCTTCGTCGGCGGCTTCCTCTCCGGTCTCCTCGCGCACCGCGTGACGAGAACCGTGGAGAAGGGACCGCGTATCTCGACCCGGAATCGCCTGATCTTCGCGTTCATCGGCGGTGCGCTGATGGGCATCGGCGCCAAGCTCGCCCGCGGCTGCACCAGCGGCCAGGCGCTCACCGGCGGCGCGCTGCTCAACGCGGGCAGTTGGGGATTCATGATCATGGTGTTCGTCGGCGCATACGCGTTCGCGTATGTCATGCGGAGGCAGTGGACATGA
- a CDS encoding rhodanese-like domain-containing protein, protein MPGFFTNLSVNRRLALVALVLGFLALFLGNPYKGAGATVNAKELSLRMATGADQVGVTTLADWIIQGKADFRVVDLRPAAAYAEYHLPNAENIPVAGLGTSGLQRNEKIVLYAEDGARAAQAWILLNARGFRGAYILRGGLEAWRDSVLFPRVPDNATPAQLVEFARVKEVSKFFGGTPQSLAGDSAATAVVMPKLAMPAPQGGTPAGAPKKKKKEGC, encoded by the coding sequence ATGCCAGGCTTCTTCACGAATCTCTCGGTGAATCGCCGGCTCGCCCTGGTCGCCCTGGTGCTCGGCTTCCTGGCGCTCTTCCTCGGCAATCCGTACAAGGGAGCTGGCGCGACCGTGAATGCCAAGGAGCTGTCGCTCCGGATGGCAACGGGCGCCGACCAGGTCGGCGTGACGACGCTCGCCGACTGGATCATCCAGGGCAAGGCGGACTTTCGGGTCGTCGACCTGCGGCCGGCGGCCGCGTATGCCGAGTATCACCTGCCGAACGCGGAGAACATCCCGGTGGCCGGGCTCGGCACGTCGGGACTGCAGCGCAACGAGAAGATCGTACTGTATGCCGAGGATGGCGCCCGCGCGGCGCAGGCGTGGATACTGCTCAACGCCCGCGGCTTCCGGGGGGCCTACATCCTGCGCGGCGGCCTCGAGGCGTGGAGGGACAGCGTCCTCTTTCCGCGCGTCCCCGACAACGCGACGCCGGCGCAGTTGGTCGAGTTTGCCCGGGTGAAGGAGGTCAGCAAGTTCTTCGGCGGCACGCCGCAGTCACTGGCCGGCGACTCCGCCGCCACGGCCGTCGTAATGCCGAAGCTCGCGATGCCCGCGCCGCAAGGCGGAACGCCGGCGGGGGCGCCGAAGAAGAAAAAGAAGGAAGGCTGCTGA